The genomic DNA AGGTGTTCATCGCGAAACCCCTGTAAGAGCATTATGAACGGAATCTATTGTTTCAAGTTAcatttttatattgttttacAGCAGCTTTGGCTGTGAGTGGCTTGCAAACATTCTTATAGATTAGCGCCTTATgtgtttttataattttcttcaaaaaaatattaactcAACAAACTGCCTTCTCGAAGCATCGTGCGAtcttacacaattttaacaaattgCATTCCAATTTTTAAAGAAACATATAGCATCCTTACAGTACCGTACGTATAGATAGTCTTATGTGTGTATATAAAGAAACATACGCGTAATCATGTTTACACTCGCTCGAATATCATATAATGACCAAATTGGTTGCTTCCCGCCCACTATGTCATACAAAAACGGTTCGATTCTCACTTtgcaaagaaagcaaaaacttCTTCTCCACGTGCAAAATATCGATATCGTCTTAGGTGGTACTAATGTCACGCGCTCGCGCTGTTCTTCGGTTCATTCGGAGTGATTTTACCTTTACCACCTACATACACCTCTGCCCTGGGGAGgagaatggtggtggtgacaaGTATCACTGTACCGCGTGTGTGACGACGTTCGTCCCTTCGATGTGCACTATGTGCCCAGCGCCCTTATGCACTTCTTACATCCAACAGGCTTATGAGCCTGACTTTTATAAAGGTATATAGGTAGttttaaacaaaacgaagGTAATTGGTTGCTTGCTTGTTATCTTACAGTCTCATcgattcatcatcatcatcctgcgGTAGAGTATCCGCGCTCCACACGTTCGACATCTCTCGCGCCCCGCGTAACACACATTCGCCCGATCTAGAAATGCTCCAACACCGTATCGATGCTGGTGTTGTTGCCCGTCCGCACGTTCTCGAGCATTTTGTTAACGAATTCAGTCGAGTTGCCAGCAATCTTTATCTCTGTAACGGAAGACGAAAATGGATGATCAGTGGTTGAATCGCTTGAGAACCGCATTCCGATTCGGTACTACTACACTTACTGGATGACGTCTGCACCAGAGTGTCCAGCTGCTGTTTGTACTCTTCCGAGTTTTCGGTCGCGCTACCAGCATTCCCGCTGCACTTAGACACTAGGATCTGTTTCAGATGCAATATTCCGTTCATGAGACGTTCTGTGGAtgggaggaaaacaaacattacgAAGGTAAGCAAATGGTCCGCGCCAAAAGCACTGTCTAAAACGGTCGATCGCAATACGCACTGTGTTCGGTCTCCAGCCCGTACAGCTTGATCTTGTTCGCTTCGTGCTGAGCCTTCTTCTTCAGCCGGCAGGCCCGCGAGGCCAGCTTGTTCTTCTCCTTGCGCGTCTTTGGCCGTGCATTGAACGGGAGCTCGCTGACCGGCTTCATGTCGTTGATGACGCGGCCCAGCTTGTCCAGCTCCTTGCCGATGTTGTGCAGCTTGCGTGGGTTCGGCGTCAGATCGTTACCGTCACCCTTCCGTGCCTTACCGCTGTGCTGTAAACGAAGATTCTTAAATACATTAACCAAACAACAGGTAGCCGATCCGAGGTGATCGCCGATCCGTTCCGATGTGTGCGCGTAATCGCCGCCACCGAAAATTTCGTGAAGGGATTGGAGTGTAAGAAAGCGTTTTCgtagtttgatttttttgtttgttttgttttcgtttgttttgaggagaaggaagaaaaagagaagaagaaaaagaatccaAACAGGTTAGTTCactttggtttttgtttgttctttagACATTGGCTTTGATTTTAAATCGCAAATTACGGTTTAAACTTTTGTAAAGACAAAATTTTGATTCAAAAAGGCGCAAAGCTTACTTGCAATGCAATCCACACACCTAGAATGCAACGATTGCAGCGGCACGCTCGGGCAACACAGAGAAGCAATTGGGGGAGAGGGGTAGGCTGTGTAATTGCACGCTTTCCACTTACCTTGATGCCACGGACAGAGCAGTGCGGACTGAAGACCGGATCGGTGACCGCGTTCAGTACGTGCGGATCCTCGACCTGTGTCTTGATGACCAGTCGTTGCCCTTTCGGTCCCTTTGCCTGCACATTGTACTGCCAGAAGTAGCGCTTGGCCTTGCTGCTGGCACTCGACGAAACCTTGCCTGTGTCCTCACTGTCTGAatctgcaaaaacaaaaaaagttgttTGAACAACGATCGGAccgggaaaacacacacacacacattccccCGAACAAATCCACATACCTTCACCGCTCGAATAATCTTCATAGTGATCGCTATCGTCCGAGTAGCCTTCATCGTGCGAGAAATCGGGCGCTTCCGGGCTAAGGATGCTTCCCGTGCTAAGGGAAGACGTCGATCCGGCCTCCGCCAAACTGCCCGTCGACAGGAGATGTGGGCGTGGTTCACGGCGCTGCCACATCTGCTCGAATGCCGAAATGTGTGTCGGAGCGGACGAGGAAAGCCGGGACATGGACGTACCGGACGTACCGGCCATCGAGCCGACCGAAACGGCCGCACTCGTACCGGCCAGCTGAGCCTGCAACATACGCCGCCCGGAGTAACTTCCACCACCGGGGCTGAGTGCAGCACCGGACAGCAGTCCCGACGAGCTGCTACCGGCCGGGACCGACTGCCCCAGCACCAGACTGCCACCACTGCCCAACCGGTCCGAGGTGTTGCTCatcagcagctgctgcagggTGGAATACTTGGGATTATGCTGCACCTGGCCGACGTTGCCGCTATTCCGGCTAAAATTAAAGCCACGCCGCGAGGCGCGCATCggcatttgctgctgctgctgctgctgctgcatcgcgGTACCATCGAGTCCTGAGTTGCTGCCACCAATGTTCTGATTCTTTGCcgattcgttgttgttgttcccgGGGGATGTGGCCCCCCCAGTCTTGATCAACTTTCCAGCACTGATCGTACTGGAGCCACCATTGTACagcgtgttgttgttgaacgagctttgcagctgctgctggagtaAATTCTTCGCTCCGGTAGAGCCTCCCGACGACTGCGGTACCATCAGATGGCCACCCTCGGAAATGGACGGGCTGGAACCGTGGCTGCTGGGTGAAAAGGCGAGCGGAGACTGTACGGCACTGCCCGGTTCCTGCTTCGTGTACAGCTCGAACGGCGACGACGAGATGCGTGTCTGCTCATCGTACAgcaagctgctgttgctgttcgtGTTGGTGTAGTTGGCAGCCACCATCGGATCGTTCGTGAGCAGCTGCATTCCACCGCCGGTGGTAGCGGGACCAAAGCCGGACGATACACTGTTACTGCCGACGCTACCGACGGTATTTTCATTCGCCAGTATCGTTAGCCCACCGGACGAAAGACTCTGATTGGACGAACGGCCCAGAATCTGTTGGGGCAGACTGGGCGACAGAATGATGGCACTGTCACCGCTCAGATTCGGCGACTGTTGGCTTAGCGGCTGGCTGAGCAGGGTGATATCATCGTGAAACAAACCATCGATCGTGTTCAAATCATTGCACAGCAGCCCATCGTTGAAATCTTCCAGCGGGTACACCTCGAACTCTTCCATCAGCTGCTGGCCGGCGCCAAGCCccaccccaccaccacccatcacAATCGAAGTCATCTCACCGGTCATCACCATCTGCTGCATGCCGGAATCATCGAGCGGCGTCACGGACGATATCGTCGACGAgggtgaaattaaattgttcCACGTATCCATCGCCTGCAGGCCGGCCACATTCATCGCCCCAAGGTCGATACCCTCGGTCGTTAGGATCATGTTGTCCCACCCGTTCGGGAACATACCGTCCAGCTGTGTCGGAAGGCTGCCCGGCTGGAACGATCCTACATTGCCTCCGCCGATCCCAATCGTGTTCACGTCGTGCAGCAGCTGGCCCGAATTGCGGAACTGGTCCATCTCATTTGCGAAATCCAGCTCCGACTGCATTACGACGCGCTGATGGCTGGCGTTGCGGGACGGTATCGGCATCGAGGCCGTAGTCAACATCGGATTGCTGCTCAGCGCATCCATCATGAAGGTAGTCTGCTGGAATTGTTGGCTGTTTGTCCCGAGTGCTCCTCCTCCTGCGTTCGTTCCGCTGTCTGCGGAGGTAAGGGTGTGTACCGAGGGTTCTtgcttcacgatcgaaaggttTCCGCCCGCGTCAATACAGTCGATACCGGTGTAGTTAAGGCCGCCTCCACTCTGCAAGCCGCCGAAGCTACTCATCATCCACCACCGCGCGCTCCTTTACGAAACCGACCCAACAACGCTGCGGTTTGTTGGATGTTGCCCGAAGGCGAGGGGTCCTTTACCGGCCGGAGTTGCCTTACTATCTGcaacggaagaaaaacagcaaacagaaaCATATTAGAATACTATTAATGAATTTTAACCATAAACATTACTCGAACAAAAGTATTAAAACATTCGCTAAAACGGTGCACCATTTGCTTCTCTCCGGTCTCACGCGAAATGCCAGACTATGTAtttgcaacaaacaacaaaaatgcaaaacaggaACACATATCACTTCCACTTTCGATAGCTAAAAATACCAATCGGAAAACGAAAGTTTAACACGCGTCAGCTGACATAACCGAGTGGTGGTGTGCCGGATCGACAAGGTAAGCACAACCAGCGACCACCACCGTCCGAGTCAGCAGCGAAAGGGCACGATATTTCGGTACTTCCGCAAATAGAGTTTTTCTCCGGCATTACACCACCCTGATGCGGAATGTAAGGGTCTCAAACACTAcaaattgatgttttttttcggccAGTCGATGAATAGCAATATCGATTGATTCAAATAATCCTTTGGGAATTTTCTTCCACATTACATCATCATGAAAAGAAACAACTTCGGACAACCCTCACACCGAAGCGTCCCACCCGCCCGACAGCAAGGTGAAATGATCGACCATGAAGCGATCGCCCGAAAGCAACCGCCGCACTCAAACAGGCAAACCATCTTTCTACACcaaatttttttctaagaGCATGGAAAATACACATAGCTCGGAAAACGGATGGGTGTGACGACATTTCTTTTTTGCGGTTTGTAGgaagaaaattcaaaacaaacgaCTTCCCTAAACCGTGTGTCGTGTGTCCCACTTACGGAATGCTAAAAATAAGTTCTTCACGCTCGCCAATCATGTCCCCCGGCCTGTTGGTCAGGAAGATCGCACGGACGCCACCTTGTGGTTGTATTTTGGTTAGTTTTTCAACGATCATTGctacgtttttcttttcctccctCTTGATCTCGCTAGATCCGTTGTAAACACATAGCGATTTCTACGTCATCACGCTATTTGCCGTCTGTCTGGCCGTTGGAGCGAGCTCAGGACCTTCCCCTTTTTTAATTGCCATCTCACTGCTGGCGTGTCTCTCGTTTCGCGGCGATTGTTGCAATTTTAATGAACGATGTTTCTCTTCCATTTCTAAACAGAACGCACCCTCGTCTGATgggtggtgtgtatgtgtgtgttgagttTCAAAATAACAAATCCtgcgttgttgttgtgattGCAACCTTGTGCTACTATTTTCCATCACTTTGGTTGTCTACAGAGTTGCTCGGATTGCCACCGACACAAATTCCTGCTTTTTAAAGTTATTTTAATATGCGACACGCTTCCTTAATGTATGCACGCGAAAACTAATTCGATTTCCAATAAGCTGTAAGAGACTAGATACTAGTTTACCAGGGAAGATCGCAAGGCATGATCAAGTAGAGTTGATGAGGCGCTGCTCACTGATCTAGTTGGTGGCAGAGAGCTATTTGCTTCAAATCTCACCTAGACCATCTTCCCTAGTACGCttaactgactatccagctagcGGTAATTTAAGTCAAGAAAATCAGACTTCGCACGCCCTTGAgcgttcgaggttgtagaatCGGCGGAGTAGAAGAAGAGTTGATCTTACAGAGAGAGATCATTCAAAGATATTCATAGAGCTATTAAGAGCAGCTGGGGGGTAGATGAGACactggcgccggtcttcacacggcaggaccaaggttcaaatcccatccagaccattCCCCATTAGTGAGGTCTGTCGATTATCAGTAAGTCTAGTGAGCAAATATTTAGATGCAAGGCATGACCAAAGAGGTCTctaagccaagaagaggaagaagaactaCGAATTATAGTTATAGGTGTCTAACTCATAAAAACAGACACATAAAAAGTGAGACTCCTTCAAACAATTCTTCCATTTCTGCATTCAAAATCGTTTCGTTGCGTTTGGCTGGCTTTGTGAACACATGATTCTGCTCCTCCTTCAATCCAACCCCCTGTCTTCTATGCTGCAGTCCGAAGCATCATGGTCGGTTAAGTTCAAGGTTTTCCCTTTCCCACTTCAGCATactccacacgcacacacacacctacccGAAGGTAGTTGGCGAGGCACGTGTAGCCACGCGTTGCAACAACATCACCGCCGCTCATGTGTATTTGAAGTTGCTTACGATgatggtagtggtggtgatcATCATGACGTATGTTGCTGgacttgggggggggggaggaggaggacctTCATTTTCGTTTTCAACTCAACCAACCACTGGAAAGATTTGGCCTTTTTCCAAACTCCCCTCCACCAACCACTCAccccgatcatcatcatccgatcGATCAGtgttgattgttttgattgcCTCTACGGGTTTCGATCAAGCGTGTGGCTTCCCATTTGCAACCGGAAGCGAGAACTTGTTTTCGGGCAGCATTAGCGTTAGCGGGTGCATGAAAACATAGGAAtaaattgtgttttgttgcagaTAAAACGGAAAACCGAATAAACATGAGTAGTAACATAAAATGTTAAATTAACGACTAACGACAGCTCTTTACAGTAGATCAATAAAATTGATCTTAATCTTTTTTAAATCGAGAATCGAGGATCGAGACTTGGTTCACGTATTTTTCAACATATTAACCAGAGGATGGAGTCAACGTTTAAATCACCATTCAACACcttgttttatgtttcaatTCAACCTTTGATATCACCCTCGTAATGCTGATTATTTACTTCAATGCCTTTTTTTCGTGCggtaaagataaaaaaaatccatcaccATCATTGCGAGTCGCTCATTCGCACAACTACGTATGTCTGGCAGAGCAAAATAAATGCTCTGAAGTGGGTCAACCGGGGCAAAACATCGCGTAAGGGGCTTGTTTTCGATTGTGCCGAGATTAGTCGAGTGTAATCGTCGGGTGTCGGGGCAAAAACAATTCGCCCACCgcgataacacacacacacatgtttaTCACTCTCGATTTTGCTGGCCTTTTCTGTTGttactatttttaatttacaaGAAAAAACGTGTCTATAAAGGTGAATAACTACATAAGAAACGAGGAGAAAAATTAAGTCTTTCCTATATCTGATTTTCGCAAGCTTCAGAATGATCTCAAAAATCATTCTCAAGTGCAGAAAACCCCTAAGTACCTGGGTGCGGTAAACGTCATGACAATGCGATACAATTCATCCCCTAACTCTATACAAAAATTCACCCCCGCACTGTAATGAGACTCATTACGAACACGGTGGAAAGAACTCTGTGTTGGTGATCGCTTCTGGCACGTTAATCCCTCTGGCTCGATGACACGCTCGTGATGGCGGCGACGATGAGTGTTGGTTGTTGACATTGTGCGAGATGGTGCAACCAAGTCATCCCCGGCAAACGTGGCGATCCCACGGCAGGGATTATTTTCCTATGGAGCAGTACTTTTCCCTCGCCAGCTGTACTTCACCCTTCGCTCGCTATTATGTGTACACTTCACACAATCTTATCACCATAATCTGTTTCCGATATACAATCGATTGTGCGTAGAGGGGTGGTACGGGGCGTAGAACAAAGCTTCCGCGCCAACATGCCAAAAAACCGGTGGCCTTATCAAACGATTTTTCGAGCAGTTATCGACTTGCGAAAGTGCGATTGAGCTGTATGCAAGGTACACCTGTGTTCTAGAATGCTCCCCCGACAGTAAAGGACGATATTTGGTGGACGATCACACAACACAGCCTGAGAGAGGTTTTCCGATTTCGATACTGCGCGTGTAATCAAAGACAGAGATTTCTTGAAGCTTTCCCGATCGCTCAACCAGTCAGGTGTTTAAAACTGGACGAGGACAACTCGGACCAACGCGACCATGAGCGCTCAAAACGTCGATCATAAAACATTCGGACGCATaattacacacatacacacacatttggAAGGTTGTTCTGGTTCTCTTCACAACAACAAGAACTTGCCATCGTAAGGCTTAAGCAGCCCGACGGTCGCgcatagcaaaacaaaaaaaaggcagcccGGTGGTATGGGCGCATGATAATTTGGCCATTTATTTTCGGCCTGTTTTTGCCTTTCCTGCtttatttctggctttcgcGGTTTGTGTATTCTATTTTTAGTCACGTTGAAATGTTTATGACAGCCCGCGAACACAAACCCGCTCGCGGATCGACCGCCACATTCCACGGACCACGGCCCCGTCACACCAACGTACGGTGGTCTTAAAACGAAGGGTTCAACAATCTGCTTCTAATCGTTCAACACGATTGAAAAGTTGTTGTGGGGcggaacaagaagaagaaaaaacgtaaATGTTAACCACTTCTCTACtcacaaccaaccagccaaccaaTCATCAGCTGTGTTTGAACGTAGCCGAGACCAACAGAGAAAAAGCTCaccacacgacgacgacgaccagcCACCTCCGCCAGACGCCACATATTGTAATGATGATTTAAATTAGAATTCCCAAAGCCAAGACAACGTGGCAAGATGGTGCAGGGTGGTTAAGCTAGAAGAAGACTCGTCCAATTCTTGTCGCTAAATTAGTGGCTCATCCAATCTGTGCCGGGTCCAAGTTTAACTAGTCAGTACCTCAAACACCTTCTGCTAACgtggtaaaatcaaatcgaccTTGTCAAAGTTTATTAACACACCGTCGTGTAGCGAAGCGAGGGGGCAGTTTCAAACGTCGACCGCCGGAACCCAACAAATCCTCGCCCATCACACCACACGTCACGAATcgctgtgtgctgtgttggtggtgttggtggtggatcGCACCAACTGTCCGCTGGTATGCGTGTGTTCCCCACCCCACAAGAAGAACGGAGGACCACACCACCCAGGACCAAACATACATATTCACCACTTGAAAATGGTGTGTTGGGCCGCGAATTGTttacgaaataaaaataaaacaacaaaaaataaccatCGTTAATCTTGGCAAACACACTCTCCGGCTGGGTGGCTGTGGCGCGCCACAAGGGAGCTTATCCTCCCCCTTTCTTACTCCTGCTTCTACCGTGTGTCTCATCCATCCAACTGTAGCAGAAGCAGCTACACAGCATCTGTTCATCTCTCGTTggaaccaaaacaaagcaacactGCGGCTAGGCCGTGTTTAACGCGATCTCTGGTGGAATATTTTCACACGCTTCCTCAGCCCACCAAGCGGCCATTAGCGCGAGGATGGAGGAAGAAAGATGGCAGACGCATAATATACTAATGGCAATtaagaaccacacacacacacagttccgCGATCgtagtccattttttttttttgggagggaggAAGTATTTCCTCtctagtttgtgtgtgtgtgtgttcgtagACTGTAAGAATGGTAATGTATTTGACACTTTTGCCAGATGTTGATGTTGGAAGTAAGGATAGGGTGCCATTTTTTTCGGGGAGAATTCTTTTATAATTAAGCTTAAACTATGTAGCGCTGAGAATTTCTAGAGCAGAGATATCTCCAAACTGCAGCCACCAGAGACCTCCAAACTATGTTTAATTAATAGCATGCTTCTTCAAAAGATCTGAAAAACTGGCCAAACGATTTCAGGCTAATAAGTAGccaaaacatacaaaatattgaagaactcttcttctgcttccttgccactacaacctcgagagatctcgaTTGCAATTTTATACCGGACCACTAAGAACTACTATATATTAATGCTATAATTAATGCTTCCCGATCGCTAGAAATGAATTTAAACTTTAATTATATAAAATAGATTCCAAGGCCGGGTTAGCGACAGCTTTAGTCAAATCAAAGAGTATTAAATAGTTATCCGACTAATCCTTCCAAGAGATCTTATCAATAAACATATATTGAAGTATATTGATATACAAAGACTCAGATATTGTCGACAGAGATTGCTCCAATAATTGACAAAATCTAAACTTCAAAGAATTATTATTTGTCAGATCATACTGTTATTCGTGATGTCCCCTCGTGCCCTAGAATTCTCAAAGAGACATCCGATTTACAGCCATCACCCTCAGCAGCTATGATAACAGTGTAGAGACCCTTATTCTAATGGTTCTAGTTCTATAACAGCAAAGTTaaagaagagatattcaacGGTCAgccagcagttt from Anopheles stephensi strain Indian chromosome 2, UCI_ANSTEP_V1.0, whole genome shotgun sequence includes the following:
- the LOC118502818 gene encoding protein CREBRF homolog isoform X1 — encoded protein: MMSSFGGLQSGGGLNYTGIDCIDAGGNLSIVKQEPSVHTLTSADSGTNAGGGALGTNSQQFQQTTFMMDALSSNPMLTTASMPIPSRNASHQRVVMQSELDFANEMDQFRNSGQLLHDVNTIGIGGGNVGSFQPGSLPTQLDGMFPNGWDNMILTTEGIDLGAMNVAGLQAMDTWNNLISPSSTISSVTPLDDSGMQQMVMTGEMTSIVMGGGGVGLGAGQQLMEEFEVYPLEDFNDGLLCNDLNTIDGLFHDDITLLSQPLSQQSPNLSGDSAIILSPSLPQQILGRSSNQSLSSGGLTILANENTVGSVGSNSVSSGFGPATTGGGMQLLTNDPMVAANYTNTNSNSSLLYDEQTRISSSPFELYTKQEPGSAVQSPLAFSPSSHGSSPSISEGGHLMVPQSSGGSTGAKNLLQQQLQSSFNNNTLYNGGSSTISAGKLIKTGGATSPGNNNNESAKNQNIGGSNSGLDGTAMQQQQQQQQMPMRASRRGFNFSRNSGNVGQVQHNPKYSTLQQLLMSNTSDRLGSGGSLVLGQSVPAGSSSSGLLSGAALSPGGGSYSGRRMLQAQLAGTSAAVSVGSMAGTSGTSMSRLSSSAPTHISAFEQMWQRREPRPHLLSTGSLAEAGSTSSLSTGSILSPEAPDFSHDEGYSDDSDHYEDYSSGEDSDSEDTGKVSSSASSKAKRYFWQYNVQAKGPKGQRLVIKTQVEDPHVLNAVTDPVFSPHCSVRGIKNLRLQHSGKARKGDGNDLTPNPRKLHNIGKELDKLGRVINDMKPVSELPFNARPKTRKEKNKLASRACRLKKKAQHEANKIKLYGLETEHKRLMNGILHLKQILVSKCSGNAGSATENSEEYKQQLDTLVQTSSKIKIAGNSTEFVNKMLENVRTGNNTSIDTVLEHF
- the LOC118502818 gene encoding protein CREBRF homolog isoform X2, which codes for MMSSFGGLQSGGGLNYTGIDCIDAGGNLSIVKQEPSVHTLTSADSGTNAGGGALGTNSQQFQQTTFMMDALSSNPMLTTASMPIPSRNASHQRVVMQSELDFANEMDQFRNSGQLLHDVNTIGIGGGNVGSFQPGSLPTQLDGMFPNGWDNMILTTEGIDLGAMNVAGLQAMDTWNNLISPSSTISSVTPLDDSGMQQMVMTGEMTSIVMGGGGVGLGAGQQLMEEFEVYPLEDFNDGLLCNDLNTIDGLFHDDITLLSQPLSQQSPNLSGDSAIILSPSLPQQILGRSSNQSLSSGGLTILANENTVGSVGSNSVSSGFGPATTGGGMQLLTNDPMVAANYTNTNSNSSLLYDEQTRISSSPFELYTKQEPGSAVQSPLAFSPSSHGSSPSISEGGHLMVPQSSGGSTGAKNLLQQQLQSSFNNNTLYNGGSSTISAGKLIKTGGATSPGNNNNESAKNQNIGGSNSGLDGTAMQQQQQQQQMPMRASRRGFNFSRNSGNVGQVQHNPKYSTLQQLLMSNTSDRLGSGGSLVLGQSVPAGSSSSGLLSGAALSPGGGSYSGRRMLQAQLAGTSAAVSVGSMAGTSGTSMSRLSSSAPTHISAFEQMWQRREPRPHLLSTGSLAEAGSTSSLSTGSILSPEAPDFSHDEGYSDDSDHYEDYSSGEDSDSEDTGKVSSSASSKAKRYFWQYNVQAKGPKGQRLVIKTQVEDPHVLNAVTDPVFSPHCSVRGIKHSGKARKGDGNDLTPNPRKLHNIGKELDKLGRVINDMKPVSELPFNARPKTRKEKNKLASRACRLKKKAQHEANKIKLYGLETEHKRLMNGILHLKQILVSKCSGNAGSATENSEEYKQQLDTLVQTSSKIKIAGNSTEFVNKMLENVRTGNNTSIDTVLEHF